A region from the Cryptosporangium arvum DSM 44712 genome encodes:
- a CDS encoding TetR/AcrR family transcriptional regulator: MRDETRCRVCRADLRPSGRGRRPVYCSRACQAQAYRARKNPPEPAPAVPARQHRIFEAVWRIAAERGLRRATIREVAATAGVTPRVVQYHFTSKRQLLVGALEALHRDNERRARTRLAALRDASDPRVLLRATLEELLPLDAPRRRSLRVLSAYYEWSLTDAALAAVFLHAETPLEDLVATLITAAGPRPSIDPAREADLLVSGVTGLGVDLLHRRRSTADVRRTLDYHLARILEDERAGQG, encoded by the coding sequence GTGCGTGACGAAACGCGGTGCCGGGTCTGTCGCGCGGACCTGCGGCCGTCCGGGCGGGGCCGACGCCCGGTCTACTGCTCCCGCGCGTGCCAGGCGCAGGCGTACCGGGCCCGCAAGAACCCGCCCGAACCGGCGCCCGCGGTCCCCGCGCGTCAGCATCGGATCTTCGAGGCGGTCTGGCGGATCGCCGCCGAACGCGGTCTGCGGCGGGCGACGATCCGGGAGGTCGCGGCGACGGCCGGCGTGACCCCGCGGGTCGTGCAGTACCACTTCACCAGCAAACGTCAGCTGCTCGTCGGTGCCCTGGAGGCCCTCCACCGCGACAACGAGCGCCGCGCCCGGACGCGTCTGGCGGCGCTGCGCGACGCCTCCGATCCCCGGGTCCTGCTCCGGGCCACCCTCGAGGAACTGCTCCCCCTCGACGCGCCGCGCCGCCGGAGCCTCCGCGTGCTGAGCGCCTACTACGAGTGGAGCCTCACCGACGCCGCGCTGGCGGCCGTCTTCCTCCACGCGGAGACGCCCCTGGAGGACCTGGTCGCCACGCTGATCACCGCCGCAGGCCCCCGGCCGTCGATCGACCCGGCCCGGGAGGCGGACCTGCTGGTGAGCGGCGTGACCGGGCTCGGGGTCGACCTGCTGCACCGGCGCCGGAGCACGGCCGACGTCCGGCGCACCCTCGACTACCACCTGGCCCGGATACTGGAGGACGAACGAGCCGGTCAAGGCTGA
- a CDS encoding aldo/keto reductase — protein MIPGTLGLGGAPLGNFAAAMDDDRARRTLDRAWDRGIRYFDTAPHYGLGLSERRLGAALRERPRDEFVVSTKVGRLLVPRVPPREWDDDGFLVPGDLERRWDFSPEGVERSLRESLDRLGLDAVDILFAHDPDQAWGSAARESLASLARLKQAGLVSAIGIGTNSTAGLSTLIGEGLVDVIMLANRYSLLEASALETVLEPAREAGVAVVAVGVFATGLLSTARPAAGATFEYRPADAAVLDRTRRIAEICEDHGVELPVAALAFPLLHPAVAAVAVGMRSPGEVDENLERFAADVPDGLWRDLVAAGFLPAAAVPTRSPGGRPGDAAATS, from the coding sequence ATGATTCCCGGAACGCTCGGCTTGGGCGGCGCGCCGCTGGGCAACTTCGCCGCCGCGATGGACGACGACCGGGCCCGCCGCACGCTGGACCGGGCCTGGGACCGCGGCATCCGCTACTTCGACACCGCCCCGCACTACGGCCTCGGGCTCTCCGAGCGTCGCCTCGGCGCCGCGCTGCGGGAGCGTCCGCGCGACGAGTTCGTCGTCTCGACGAAGGTCGGGCGGCTGCTCGTCCCCCGGGTGCCGCCGCGCGAGTGGGACGACGACGGGTTCCTGGTCCCGGGTGACCTGGAGCGACGCTGGGACTTCTCGCCCGAGGGCGTCGAGCGGTCCCTCCGGGAGAGCCTCGACCGGCTCGGCCTCGACGCGGTCGACATCCTCTTCGCCCACGACCCCGACCAGGCCTGGGGATCCGCCGCGCGGGAGTCGCTGGCCTCGCTGGCGCGGCTGAAGCAGGCCGGCCTGGTCTCGGCGATCGGCATCGGCACGAACTCCACCGCCGGTCTCTCCACGCTGATCGGCGAGGGCCTGGTCGACGTGATCATGCTGGCCAACCGCTACTCGCTGCTCGAGGCCAGCGCGCTGGAGACCGTACTCGAGCCGGCCCGGGAGGCCGGGGTCGCGGTCGTGGCCGTGGGAGTGTTCGCGACCGGGCTGCTCTCGACGGCCCGGCCCGCCGCCGGGGCGACGTTCGAGTACCGGCCCGCGGACGCCGCCGTGCTCGACCGCACCCGGCGGATCGCGGAGATCTGCGAGGACCACGGGGTCGAGCTACCGGTCGCGGCCCTCGCGTTCCCGCTGCTGCACCCGGCCGTCGCGGCGGTCGCCGTCGGCATGCGGTCGCCGGGCGAGGTCGACGAGAACCTCGAGCGGTTCGCCGCCGACGTCCCGGACGGGCTGTGGCGCGACCTGGTCGCGGCGGGCTTCCTGCCGGCGGCCGCGGTGCCTACGCGCTCTCCGGGGGGCCGGCCAGGCGACGCCGCCGCCACGAGCTGA
- a CDS encoding epoxide hydrolase family protein, with amino-acid sequence MTDLVRPFTVSIPDSEIEDLNQRLARTRWPDPETVPDWSQGVRVENARALVDYWQHGYDWRRLESELNAHPQFMTEIDGLDIHFVHVRSANPGALPLILTHGWPGSNVDFLKLIGPLTDPESFGGDAADSFDVVVPSQPGFGFSQKPTGTGWTVPRTAAAWAELMRRLGYSRWAAHGGDWGAAVTTALGAARPDGLLGIHLTSTLAFPAELPDALSPEQQEAVESRAYYTGPLGGSNHLHCTKPETVGFALADSPAGQAAWIYEKYQSKTDNRGLAEDALSVDAILDTIALSWFTNSAASSGRIYWENPSGSFTGPELTLPVAVTIFPKDVPRPPRDWVEDTYSDLIHYGRPDRGGHFAALEQPEILVDEIRTGLRSLRS; translated from the coding sequence ATGACCGATCTCGTCCGCCCGTTCACCGTCTCGATCCCGGACTCGGAGATCGAGGACCTGAACCAGCGTCTGGCCCGCACCCGCTGGCCGGACCCGGAGACCGTGCCCGACTGGTCGCAGGGAGTGCGCGTCGAGAACGCCCGCGCGCTCGTCGACTACTGGCAGCACGGGTACGACTGGCGCCGCCTGGAGTCCGAGCTCAACGCCCATCCCCAGTTCATGACCGAGATCGACGGGCTGGACATCCACTTCGTCCACGTCCGGTCGGCGAACCCCGGCGCGCTGCCGCTGATCCTCACGCACGGCTGGCCGGGCTCGAACGTCGACTTCCTGAAGCTGATCGGCCCGCTCACCGACCCGGAGTCGTTCGGAGGCGACGCCGCGGACTCGTTCGACGTCGTCGTGCCGTCGCAGCCCGGGTTCGGGTTCTCCCAGAAGCCCACCGGGACCGGGTGGACGGTACCGCGCACCGCCGCCGCCTGGGCCGAGCTGATGCGGAGGCTCGGCTATTCGCGGTGGGCCGCGCACGGCGGCGACTGGGGCGCCGCCGTCACCACCGCGCTCGGCGCCGCGCGCCCCGACGGGCTGCTCGGGATCCACCTGACCAGCACCTTGGCGTTCCCGGCCGAGCTACCCGACGCGTTGAGTCCCGAACAGCAGGAGGCCGTGGAGAGCCGCGCTTACTACACCGGCCCGCTCGGCGGCTCCAACCATCTCCATTGCACGAAGCCGGAGACGGTCGGCTTCGCGCTGGCCGACTCCCCCGCCGGTCAGGCCGCCTGGATCTACGAGAAGTACCAGTCCAAGACCGACAACCGCGGGCTCGCCGAGGACGCTCTCAGCGTCGACGCCATCCTCGACACGATCGCGCTCTCCTGGTTCACCAACAGCGCGGCGTCGTCCGGCCGCATCTACTGGGAGAACCCGTCCGGCTCGTTCACCGGCCCCGAGCTGACGCTCCCGGTCGCGGTGACGATCTTCCCGAAGGACGTCCCCCGCCCGCCGCGCGACTGGGTCGAGGACACCTACTCCGACCTGATCCATTACGGCCGGCCCGACCGGGGCGGGCACTTCGCGGCCCTGGAACAGCCCGAGATCCTGGTCGACGAGATCCGCACCGGCCTGCGCAGCCTGCGCTCCTGA
- a CDS encoding helix-turn-helix domain-containing protein, giving the protein MAADEWLARSVPALVPGVVAALVDHLPVYASLPPEELRRDITGVVRQSLRGFARYLREGVLPEGDDLLALRESATRRAEEGLPLGTVVDAYFFGAQHVLDEVARRAGPHEAAGLPGLCGAAFAYLRPVVGAVLTGYLHHANASGNTDRDARQALLAALLDGRPPADHTAISRPAGYLVLSIGIAPHPDETVSGVDPAVAASRKLRRLRTELHHLTRGRALTRLSSTGGLVLVPIATAPGGLTDDDWQHLRSDVDRLRRHCAAELTVGAVAADPPGVAAAARLAAEVREVATAAGRGPGVHRLPDVLLEYQLSRPGPARDQLASLLDPLAGRPELLDTLRTFFECALDRRRTGAALCVHPNTVDYRLRKITALTGLDTVPGPGTAMLHAALTARAHG; this is encoded by the coding sequence GTGGCCGCCGACGAGTGGCTCGCCCGATCGGTACCGGCGCTGGTCCCGGGCGTCGTCGCGGCGCTCGTCGACCACCTGCCGGTCTACGCGTCGCTGCCGCCGGAGGAGTTGCGTCGTGACATCACCGGCGTCGTCCGGCAGTCGCTGCGGGGGTTCGCGCGGTACCTCCGCGAGGGGGTGCTCCCCGAGGGGGACGATCTCCTCGCGCTCCGGGAGTCGGCGACCCGCCGCGCCGAGGAGGGGCTGCCGCTCGGCACCGTCGTCGACGCGTACTTCTTCGGCGCCCAGCACGTCCTCGACGAGGTGGCCCGGCGGGCCGGACCGCACGAGGCCGCCGGGCTGCCGGGGTTGTGCGGCGCGGCCTTCGCCTATCTGCGGCCGGTCGTCGGGGCGGTGCTGACCGGCTACCTGCACCACGCCAACGCCTCCGGGAACACCGACCGCGACGCCCGGCAGGCCCTGCTGGCCGCCCTGCTGGACGGCCGGCCCCCGGCCGACCACACCGCGATCTCCCGGCCCGCCGGCTACCTGGTCCTGAGCATCGGCATCGCCCCGCACCCCGACGAGACGGTGTCCGGGGTCGACCCCGCGGTGGCGGCCAGCCGGAAACTGCGCCGGTTGCGCACCGAGCTGCACCACCTAACCCGCGGCCGGGCCCTGACCCGGCTCTCCAGCACCGGCGGCCTCGTGCTGGTGCCCATCGCCACCGCTCCCGGCGGGCTGACCGACGACGACTGGCAGCACCTGCGCTCCGACGTGGACCGGCTCCGCCGCCACTGCGCGGCCGAGCTCACCGTCGGCGCCGTCGCGGCCGACCCGCCGGGTGTCGCGGCGGCGGCCCGGCTCGCCGCCGAGGTCCGCGAGGTCGCCACCGCGGCCGGCCGGGGCCCCGGCGTCCACCGCCTGCCCGACGTCCTGCTCGAGTACCAGCTCAGCCGCCCCGGCCCGGCCCGCGACCAGCTCGCGTCGCTGCTCGATCCGCTGGCCGGACGGCCCGAGCTGCTGGACACGCTCCGCACCTTCTTCGAGTGCGCGCTCGACCGCAGGCGGACCGGAGCCGCGCTCTGCGTCCACCCCAACACCGTGGACTACCGGCTACGCAAGATCACCGCGCTGACCGGCCTGGACACGGTGCCCGGCCCGGGAACGGCGATGCTGCACGCCGCGCTCACGGCCCGGGCCCACGGCTAG
- a CDS encoding sensor histidine kinase: MDSTLLGARAATTGFTVAAVVAAGLSIGNGWWAGPAALAAFLAGQRPGRTAPIASALVAVLAAGVVALVVVPAWLTLAGRFVVVVSLALTLPWFTGRFWRQCRELVRAGWERAAQLEREQQLIAEHARLRERTRIAQDIHDVLGHDLSLIALSAGALKLAPGLEPSHRQAAGDIRARAAAAVERLGEVIGVLRDDADQPPTAPGDAGLPELIAEASAAGLPVELHVGGDPGALPAAAERAVHRVVQEALTNVAKHAAGAAATVRVLHTAAGTHVVVENGPPPPAADRRPLARTGGHGLIGLRERVRLAGGSLEHGPHGGGYAVAARIPRQPSRPAPATAPGGTLPPEHRRARRRVGRALVAAVLVPLVSGAVLSGALMVAETLSASRSVLDRDDYARLSVGQSRSEVERFLPDRQTNHRPRVAEPTGDGMTCEYYAMTADRFDDRSGDAYRLCFRGNTLESVDDLTPAGSR, translated from the coding sequence GTGGACAGCACGCTGCTCGGCGCGAGGGCCGCGACCACCGGGTTCACCGTGGCCGCCGTCGTCGCCGCCGGTCTGAGCATCGGGAACGGGTGGTGGGCCGGGCCGGCCGCCCTCGCGGCCTTCCTGGCCGGGCAGCGGCCGGGGCGGACCGCACCGATCGCGTCGGCGCTGGTCGCGGTCCTCGCCGCCGGCGTCGTCGCGCTGGTGGTCGTCCCCGCGTGGCTCACGCTGGCCGGCCGGTTCGTCGTCGTCGTGAGCCTCGCGCTGACGCTGCCCTGGTTCACGGGTCGGTTCTGGCGCCAGTGCCGGGAACTCGTGCGTGCCGGTTGGGAGCGGGCCGCACAGCTGGAGCGCGAGCAGCAGCTGATCGCCGAGCACGCCCGGCTGCGTGAGCGGACCCGGATCGCCCAGGACATCCACGACGTGCTCGGCCACGATCTCAGCCTGATCGCGCTCTCGGCCGGGGCGCTGAAGCTCGCTCCCGGCCTCGAACCGTCCCATCGGCAGGCCGCCGGTGACATCAGGGCCAGGGCGGCGGCCGCCGTGGAGCGTCTCGGCGAGGTGATCGGTGTGCTGCGTGACGACGCCGACCAGCCCCCGACGGCTCCCGGAGACGCCGGTCTCCCGGAGCTGATCGCCGAGGCGTCCGCGGCCGGCCTGCCGGTTGAACTGCACGTCGGCGGCGACCCCGGTGCACTGCCCGCCGCGGCCGAGCGGGCCGTGCACCGCGTCGTGCAGGAGGCGCTGACCAACGTGGCCAAGCACGCCGCCGGCGCCGCGGCGACGGTCCGGGTGCTCCACACGGCGGCCGGGACCCACGTCGTCGTCGAGAACGGTCCGCCACCGCCGGCCGCGGACCGGCGACCTCTCGCCCGGACGGGGGGCCACGGCCTGATCGGTCTCCGGGAGCGGGTGAGGCTGGCCGGCGGTTCGCTCGAGCACGGGCCGCACGGCGGCGGCTACGCGGTCGCCGCACGCATTCCGCGGCAGCCGTCACGACCGGCGCCGGCGACCGCGCCCGGCGGCACGCTGCCCCCGGAGCACCGCCGGGCCCGGCGCCGGGTCGGCCGGGCGCTCGTCGCCGCGGTCCTGGTGCCGCTGGTGAGTGGAGCGGTGCTGAGCGGAGCGCTCATGGTCGCCGAGACGCTGTCGGCCTCGCGGTCGGTGCTGGACCGCGACGACTACGCCCGCCTGTCGGTGGGGCAGAGCCGCTCCGAGGTGGAGCGTTTCCTGCCGGACCGGCAGACCAACCACCGACCGCGGGTGGCCGAGCCGACCGGAGACGGCATGACCTGTGAGTACTACGCGATGACGGCCGACCGCTTCGACGACCGCTCGGGCGACGCCTACCGGCTCTGCTTCCGAGGGAACACCCTGGAGTCCGTGGACGACCTCACGCCCGCGGGCAGCCGATGA
- a CDS encoding FadR/GntR family transcriptional regulator, whose protein sequence is MTSELVEMIVTGEVAEGDLLPPEAPLSEHFGVSRTVIRESIKRLEEKGLVVVAQGRGTQVNRSGSWNMLDPIILSALIDNDESLGILDELTVVRGHLESAMAGAVAARNTPDELERIRQVHDTMRGMQQESDASRQEDVVFHLTIMEISRNRLAENIAKRLYRRALESTRYQGADYAGAFESTISEHGRVVDAIARNDVEGAERAMREHILSSWRRRRLAGPPESA, encoded by the coding sequence GTGACCAGCGAACTCGTCGAGATGATCGTCACCGGTGAGGTCGCGGAGGGTGACCTGCTGCCGCCCGAGGCCCCGCTCAGCGAGCACTTCGGCGTGAGCCGCACGGTGATCCGGGAGTCGATCAAACGGCTCGAGGAGAAGGGCCTCGTCGTCGTCGCGCAAGGCCGCGGTACCCAGGTGAACCGGTCCGGCTCGTGGAACATGCTGGACCCGATCATTCTCTCCGCGCTCATCGACAACGACGAGTCGCTGGGCATCCTGGACGAGCTGACGGTCGTGCGCGGCCACCTGGAGTCGGCGATGGCCGGCGCGGTCGCGGCGCGGAACACGCCGGACGAGCTCGAGCGCATCCGCCAGGTGCACGACACCATGCGCGGGATGCAGCAGGAGAGCGACGCGTCCCGGCAGGAGGACGTCGTCTTCCACCTGACGATCATGGAGATCTCACGCAACCGGCTGGCCGAGAACATCGCGAAGCGGCTCTACCGGCGGGCGCTGGAGAGCACCCGGTACCAGGGCGCCGACTACGCGGGCGCGTTCGAGTCCACGATCTCCGAACACGGGCGGGTGGTCGACGCGATCGCCCGCAACGACGTCGAGGGCGCCGAGCGGGCGATGCGCGAGCACATCCTCAGCTCGTGGCGGCGGCGTCGCCTGGCCGGCCCCCCGGAGAGCGCGTAG
- a CDS encoding response regulator transcription factor — protein MIRVLIADDEAMIRAGVRAVLTTDPTIEVVAEAADGRDAVELVRRHRPAVAVLDIRMPKVNGIDAAAEIRRAVPATGVLMLTTFGEDDYILRALGGGAAGFLVKSGEPEELIRAVHAVAEGAAYLSPKVAARVVAHLAATGVGAPAGRRSAARERVAALTTREREVLVFLGGGLSNGQIARRLHVVEGTIKAHVSSILARLGVDNRAAAAVVAHEAGIVPAAQSEP, from the coding sequence ATGATCCGCGTCCTGATCGCCGACGACGAGGCGATGATCCGGGCCGGGGTGCGTGCCGTCCTGACCACGGACCCGACGATCGAGGTCGTCGCCGAGGCCGCCGACGGGCGGGACGCGGTGGAACTGGTCCGCCGTCACCGCCCGGCCGTGGCCGTACTGGACATCCGGATGCCGAAGGTCAACGGCATCGACGCGGCGGCCGAGATCCGCCGCGCCGTGCCGGCCACCGGCGTCCTCATGCTGACGACGTTCGGCGAGGACGACTACATCCTCCGCGCGCTCGGTGGCGGCGCCGCCGGCTTCCTGGTCAAGTCGGGGGAGCCGGAGGAGCTGATCAGGGCCGTCCACGCGGTGGCCGAGGGTGCCGCCTACCTGTCACCGAAGGTCGCCGCCCGGGTCGTCGCGCATCTGGCCGCGACCGGCGTGGGAGCCCCGGCCGGTCGACGCTCCGCGGCCCGGGAGCGGGTGGCGGCTCTCACGACCCGGGAACGGGAGGTACTGGTCTTCCTCGGGGGCGGCCTGTCCAACGGGCAGATCGCTCGGCGGCTGCACGTCGTGGAAGGAACGATTAAAGCGCACGTCAGCTCCATCCTGGCGAGGCTCGGCGTGGACAACCGCGCGGCCGCCGCGGTGGTGGCCCACGAGGCCGGGATCGTTCCCGCGGCGCAGTCCGAGCCGTGA
- a CDS encoding amidohydrolase family protein, with the protein MSGRIDAHVHLWHRATDPQPWIDPGTMGAIDRDFGSDDLARMLADTGVDTAVVVQTVNDLGETQRLLSRSEPVVGWIDLTADAAAQLEKLGADGRLVGIRHLVHVDPDPQWLGRPDVGASFDTLAEHGLGFDLVVRWWQLDLAASVAAARPGTRFVLDHLGGIAECDDDEGWERGLRTLAALPNVTAKISGLAALVSDADRLRRVADVALDAFGPHRLMYGSDWPLALLGAGPVSWRAAVDALVADLSTGERRAIDGGTAAAWYGLGS; encoded by the coding sequence GTGAGCGGCCGGATCGACGCGCACGTGCATCTCTGGCACCGCGCCACCGACCCGCAGCCCTGGATCGATCCGGGCACCATGGGGGCGATCGACCGCGACTTCGGGTCCGACGACCTCGCCCGGATGCTCGCGGACACCGGCGTCGACACCGCGGTGGTCGTCCAGACCGTGAACGACCTCGGCGAGACCCAGCGGCTGCTGAGCCGGTCGGAGCCGGTCGTCGGCTGGATCGACCTCACCGCCGACGCCGCCGCGCAACTCGAGAAGCTCGGCGCCGACGGACGGCTGGTCGGGATCCGTCACCTCGTCCACGTGGACCCCGATCCGCAGTGGCTCGGCCGGCCCGACGTGGGCGCGTCCTTCGACACCCTGGCGGAGCACGGCCTCGGCTTCGACCTGGTCGTGCGGTGGTGGCAGCTGGACCTGGCCGCGTCGGTCGCGGCCGCCCGCCCCGGCACCCGGTTCGTCCTCGACCACCTCGGGGGCATCGCCGAGTGCGACGACGACGAGGGCTGGGAGCGTGGCCTCCGGACACTCGCCGCCCTCCCGAACGTCACCGCGAAGATCTCCGGCCTGGCCGCGCTGGTGTCCGACGCGGACCGGCTGCGGCGGGTGGCCGACGTCGCGCTGGACGCGTTCGGCCCGCACCGGCTGATGTACGGGTCGGACTGGCCGCTCGCGCTGCTCGGCGCCGGACCGGTGTCCTGGCGGGCCGCGGTGGACGCGCTCGTCGCCGACCTGAGCACCGGCGAACGCCGGGCGATCGACGGCGGGACCGCCGCGGCGTGGTACGGACTCGGGTCATGA
- a CDS encoding esterase/lipase family protein yields MKLPRLGLLVAGLLTAAVITPAPAAAATTETPVGDLGTAVTNFLTSPDRVAGANDWSCRPSAAHPEPVVLVHATFVNQGANWVALAPTLANAGYCVYAFNYGMNPVLSAGRVGGLTDIAGSARVMRAFVDRVLRATGAAKVDVVGHSQGGLMPHYYLERLGGAPKVRTFVALAPSNHGTDLNGLIGAARSLNLLGFANRALTSFNLAGLVQQETGSAFQRGLFADGDTVPGPRYAVITSNRDTVVTPYTNAFLTGPNVTNVLLQDQCPDDRVGHVGLFLDSPAIQNVVNQLGDGAPDFRPVCRGYGPAV; encoded by the coding sequence TTGAAGCTTCCCCGTCTCGGCCTCCTCGTCGCCGGCCTGCTGACGGCCGCCGTGATCACTCCGGCGCCCGCCGCGGCAGCGACCACCGAAACCCCGGTCGGAGACCTCGGCACCGCCGTCACCAACTTCCTGACCAGCCCCGACCGGGTCGCCGGAGCGAACGACTGGTCGTGCCGGCCGTCCGCGGCGCACCCCGAGCCCGTGGTGCTGGTGCACGCCACGTTCGTCAACCAGGGCGCCAACTGGGTCGCGCTCGCACCGACACTGGCGAACGCCGGCTACTGCGTCTACGCGTTCAACTACGGCATGAACCCGGTGCTCTCGGCCGGGCGGGTGGGCGGGCTGACCGACATCGCCGGGTCCGCGCGGGTGATGCGTGCCTTCGTCGACCGGGTCCTGCGTGCGACCGGCGCCGCGAAGGTCGACGTGGTCGGGCACTCCCAGGGCGGGCTGATGCCGCACTACTACCTCGAACGGCTGGGCGGTGCGCCGAAGGTGCGGACGTTCGTCGCGCTGGCGCCGAGCAACCACGGCACCGACCTCAACGGGCTGATCGGCGCGGCCAGGAGCCTGAACCTGCTGGGCTTCGCCAACCGCGCGCTGACGAGCTTCAACCTCGCCGGTCTGGTCCAGCAGGAGACCGGTTCGGCGTTCCAGCGCGGGCTGTTCGCGGACGGCGACACGGTTCCCGGGCCGCGGTACGCGGTGATCACGTCGAACCGGGACACCGTGGTGACGCCGTACACCAACGCGTTCCTCACCGGGCCGAACGTCACGAACGTGCTGCTGCAGGATCAGTGCCCGGACGACCGGGTCGGTCACGTCGGGCTCTTCCTCGACAGCCCGGCCATCCAGAACGTGGTGAACCAGCTCGGCGACGGCGCGCCGGACTTCCGCCCGGTCTGCCGCGGCTACGGCCCGGCGGTCTGA
- a CDS encoding cytochrome P450, with amino-acid sequence MSLQHGVASADRGTPPAVPGALPLLGHVVPLLRRPLEFMDELRRHGPVVRLGLGRVPVYVVTDAQLTYSMLTAESGSFHKGGRLIEALSRFAGNGLATVPDGDRHRRQRRLMQPMFSRSFIAGRAGVMIETARSVVGGWAPGEPRRTDDDMQELTLSVFLSALLGAQPPTEVRREFQRVLPDVMAGTIRATILPRALGAIPTPTQRRYQASLRDLRTAIGALIDAHGARSNDGGPADPDRAGLLDLLLDAADPESGQRMSRTQLEDEVITFVTTNGQASTASILWALYEVGRDPDVERKVHAELDAVCGQRPLRAEDLKSLTYLRRIIHETMRLYGPAWLLTRKVSAPGVLGDFVLPAGADVVFSPYVIHRDPVVYPDPARFDPGRWSPERAASIPRTAFLPFGAGTRQCIGDNFAWDEMTIILAETFRQWRMTPTGDRAPKPVPRVTIHPDRLVMTPEPVRAA; translated from the coding sequence ATGTCGTTGCAACACGGGGTCGCGAGCGCCGACCGCGGCACTCCTCCGGCGGTTCCGGGTGCGCTACCGCTGCTCGGACACGTGGTACCGCTGCTCCGGCGTCCGCTGGAGTTCATGGACGAGCTGCGCCGGCACGGCCCGGTCGTCCGCCTCGGTCTCGGGCGGGTGCCGGTCTACGTGGTCACCGACGCACAGTTGACCTACTCGATGCTCACCGCCGAATCCGGCTCGTTCCACAAAGGCGGGCGGCTGATCGAGGCGCTCAGCCGGTTCGCCGGGAACGGTCTCGCGACCGTGCCGGACGGCGACCGGCACCGGCGACAGCGCCGGCTGATGCAGCCGATGTTCAGCCGCTCGTTCATCGCCGGCCGCGCCGGGGTGATGATCGAGACGGCCCGCTCGGTCGTCGGCGGCTGGGCGCCCGGCGAGCCCCGCCGCACCGACGACGACATGCAGGAGCTGACGCTGTCGGTGTTCCTCTCCGCGCTGCTGGGGGCGCAACCGCCGACCGAGGTCCGGCGGGAGTTCCAGCGGGTGCTGCCCGACGTGATGGCGGGCACGATCCGGGCGACGATCCTGCCGCGCGCGCTGGGCGCGATCCCGACCCCGACCCAGCGCCGCTACCAGGCCAGCCTCCGCGACCTGCGGACGGCGATCGGCGCTCTGATCGACGCGCACGGCGCCCGTTCGAACGACGGGGGCCCCGCCGATCCCGACCGGGCCGGCCTGCTCGACCTGCTGCTCGACGCCGCGGACCCGGAGAGCGGGCAGCGGATGAGCCGCACGCAGCTCGAGGACGAGGTGATCACGTTCGTGACGACGAACGGCCAGGCCTCCACCGCGAGCATCCTGTGGGCGCTGTACGAGGTCGGCCGCGACCCCGACGTCGAGCGGAAGGTGCACGCGGAGCTCGACGCGGTGTGCGGGCAGCGTCCACTGCGTGCCGAGGACCTGAAGTCGCTGACCTACCTGCGCCGGATCATCCACGAGACGATGCGCCTCTACGGCCCGGCCTGGCTGCTGACCCGCAAGGTCAGCGCCCCGGGCGTCCTCGGGGACTTCGTGCTCCCGGCCGGCGCCGACGTCGTGTTCAGCCCGTACGTCATCCACCGTGACCCGGTCGTCTATCCCGACCCCGCCCGGTTCGACCCCGGCCGCTGGTCGCCGGAGCGGGCCGCGTCGATCCCACGCACCGCGTTCCTGCCGTTCGGCGCCGGAACCCGGCAGTGCATCGGCGACAACTTCGCCTGGGACGAGATGACGATCATCCTGGCCGAGACGTTCCGG
- a CDS encoding TetR/AcrR family transcriptional regulator translates to MRTESSRARSTAETRERIVDVALEVLGENPDAGMGEIAVAAGVVRRTVYGHFPSRLDLVRTLTERAVTAMSLVLAEADASHPEADATWAAFVGSVWPVAYRYRVLLALRRGEFGGTIHELLGPIDELLADLIERGQDAGVFGRHVPADVLGQVAYGVVFAIADAVGSHEDLGVRAAIVTSLLTLGVPQARAIALTDGQP, encoded by the coding sequence GTGCGTACCGAGTCCTCCCGTGCGCGCTCGACGGCCGAGACCCGCGAGCGCATCGTCGACGTCGCTCTCGAGGTGCTGGGGGAGAACCCCGACGCGGGGATGGGCGAGATCGCCGTCGCGGCCGGTGTCGTCCGCCGCACGGTCTACGGCCACTTCCCGTCCCGCCTCGATCTGGTGCGGACACTGACCGAGCGGGCCGTCACCGCGATGTCGCTCGTCCTCGCCGAGGCCGACGCGTCCCACCCGGAGGCCGACGCCACCTGGGCCGCGTTCGTCGGCAGCGTCTGGCCGGTCGCGTACCGGTACCGGGTGCTGCTGGCGCTGCGCCGGGGCGAGTTCGGCGGGACGATCCACGAACTGCTCGGCCCGATCGACGAACTCCTCGCCGACCTGATCGAGCGGGGCCAGGACGCCGGGGTGTTCGGCCGGCACGTGCCGGCCGACGTCCTGGGTCAGGTGGCCTACGGCGTCGTGTTCGCGATCGCCGACGCCGTGGGTTCGCACGAGGACCTCGGCGTCCGCGCCGCGATCGTCACCAGCCTGCTGACGCTGGGGGTTCCCCAGGCGCGCGCGATCGCGCTGACCGACGGACAACCCTGA